CGCCGATCTCCGATAGCGGCGGCAAATATCGACCGTTCTAAACACATTTACAAGTTATCGGTTTGATCGGCTGATTCGTTCACTCACTTATAACACTAatgttctattatttttttcgttcgttttaaaACCCTATCCGCCGGCGGTCGCGGCGTGTGAATCGTCGTCACGACGATTTCATAGCACGCGAAAAATTTTTCAGTTTTCATTTCGTATGTGGTTGCGTGGCCGCCGGGTGGTGTGGTTGCACATCGATAATTCTATTACAATTAATCGTGATTTTGGTATTTTATGTACAATTATGCGTGACAATGCGCCGTTGTGATTATTGCCACACCTGCCAACCAGCGACCAAATTCAGAAGACTTTGTCACAAAAACACTTCAGTCCTCGTagacattttatatttctcccGTTCGAACAGTTTAGCGGTCCGTTGTGCAATTTCTTCTTGTATTAATAATTCGCGTACTAAGCTGAGATAACTGGCTTGCACGGAAACCTGAGACGATCGATTACAACATAGGCCAGTCCTCTTGGTGCTTCATTAAGAGTAGCTAACTGCGGTAGAGTATTCAGCAGGGTAGCTCTTGGCGGGCGGGCTTTGTCATATGCTTCATAGAGTTCATGGTACATCAGGGGTTATCCGCCGCCATTATATTGTGTACTTGTTCGAGTTTGTATGCCAATCTCTGCTTCTGTGAAAACTCGTCCTCCTCCAAAGTAACTATCAGTTGTTCGTTGTATTTACCCGCGTACGTGTATAATTCGTACAGGGCACAATTCGTGTTGAACTCCGTCGTATGCAACTATAACAAGGGAAcgagaaaatgagaaaataagaATTGGCAATAACTATAATTCTATTAGaatcgcaaaaaaaaaaaaggatatatACCCTAGACTCTTCGGCAAGCATGGCGTTCATGTCTTGATCGGATATGGCTGGCATCACTTTGATATCTGCATAATAACGTTCTACCCACTCTTTGTACACTGGAATGTCCTTTGCGTAAAGTAGTTTAGAACTCGGCGAGTCCTTgcctataaataaaattaaaaaatgaagataGTCACATTAACATGTTCaaaattcaagaaaaaaaTCCATAGAAGTTAAACTGTCAAACAGGTAATACATACCTAATCTATGATCTGAAGTGGAACAACTGTCCATGAACGTTTGCGCAACGACGGACAGACACGAATCCACGATGTTCGATTTGTGTATATCGAAGATGAAATTTGGATTCTTAATCAGATTCACCCAAAACCTGAGTGGGAGCGAATTGCTCTTCCATGTGTGAACGACTTCAGGATCGGATATGCCGTGTTGCAGTGCTTGGTCGTCCATAAAGTCAAACATGTATTTGATCGCGAGGGGAAGAGCTGATCCTCGATGGGCAGTGCTAAAGATTGTTTCAAACAGGTCATCAACGAATTTTTGAAGTGTACCCTTCGTGGCTAGTAGCCTCGTTAGGTAGATTTCTGACACCATTTTGTTTCCACGGTCTCCCTCCTTTCGTGCATCGGAGTCATGGTGCTTGACAAGATGCCAACATTTCAAACCACCGTCGTGATTCTGATTTAACGGCGATGTGGCACGGGAGAGCGGTGGACTGGCTGAACTGAATTTACTAAGATTCAGGGTTTCGTATTTGTGCGATTTGTCCGTCTTCTCAGAGAGGATCGATAGATTATAGATTGACGATTGTTTGGAGACTAAGTTGAGCGATGCTCCGTCTGGTACCCTGTAATGATTCAGCGTATTTCGTTTTTTCCACTCGCCTTCCGTTTTTGTTGTAGAATCTTCATCATAGAGGATCAATCTACCGGATGCTCCAGTTCGCCATTCTGTTGCAGAAATGATGTATTACATTGTCTGTTAGTAAGTGTTAGGTCACCtattgattatatttattccaaaATTCTAACTTAAGTTACGTTAACATCTTAATACTTATGACAACGTAcaatatacaacgtataatgttaaatttaaaagtttcgAATCTTACCAAGATCAAGATCATCCTTCCTTGGTCTTTGGCTGTAAGGCGTGGCTCTGTAGATTGTATCCAACGCCTTCTCTTTCACTTGAGATATCGTATCACAGTCGAGAACTTTGACTGGAACATTTTCTGTGTTTGGATCCATACCGCCGACGAAGACCGTTTGTTGAGATATAGACACGTAGACCGtctaaaaaatcaatttaaaaattatattaaagagAAAGTCGtgataggaaaaagaaattatgaagATTTATTGAAATCAACAATTTTACCATTGGTTTGAAGTCAATGGACTGTCTGATCAGCTTCTCTTCCGATAACGAATATCGTGCTTCAGATGTAATTGCATCGACGGGACCCTTATCGACTTGTTGTTTTACTGCACGAAATAGTACATACAATGGTTCTCCAGCACATTCTCGCATAAACTTGTACAGGAGGAAAGTGAACCAAGCTGACAACATCTTTTCAGCGACGCTTTCCGTTCTGAAACATAAACGAAGTAGCATTATCACtctataattattctataatcgtgacaaatattaaacaatgaTAAAGTATCAAAATATCTTTCCAAGCGGATACTAAACTTACCGTCTAAGGAACAGTTTCGGATGACTCTTTCCTTCCGTACACTTCTCAATCAGTTCCGCTAGGAGGGTCTTCAGAATATCTGTACAATATTCCATCTTACTCTGAAGCGTAACCATAATAAGACTAGCCACGTTCACTCTATCCCTCATCGAGAAGTATCGATTGCTCTCGAGAGTCCTTACGAAGAGGAGCAAGAACGTTTTATTCATTATCAATTGTCCAAATAGGCGTAGTCCTTTCTCTTTGCGTGCCAATTCCGGTCGATCCCATTGCAGTACCGGGCTATTGTCATCGCTTGGGAATAGTATCATCATAGCGTATGTTCTATAATCCAGGAAAGGTATACCTCCACTGGTCAAATCGCCTGTGAGATCTGTCATCTCTGTTTGCAACTCAGCGAAAGCTTCTTTGCATTCAGCCGCGACACGAAGTTCTAGAATATCCATTTGTTCTTGCATATTTTTCAGTACCCGATTGCTCTCCGTAGATTTGCGCCGATATGCAATAAGGAAGGCTATAAACACGAATACTAAGATCACAATGGCGGCGATCACTCCGATCAGAGCTGGTTTCGATAGTGGTCCATTAAGACCAGCTGGCAGTGCGTAGCTCAGTTTTCCTATATTGTAACGGAGTGTGCCTCCTACGATCACAATCACCTCAGGCAGTTCTTGCTTATTTGGAAAACCATCGGAATCGATGGCTGGTGGTTGTGTCAGAGGTGGTCTGCAAGTGAGCTGTTGCCTAGAGAGCGAAGTAACGTTACAGAACGCGTTTCCTATTTGTACTGTCACGTCCGACTCCTGGCAAGCGCGGTCTAGATGTTGGCCATTGATGGTCAAATAGTCGCTTTTGTAATACTTAATCTCCTCGTCGAACACCTCGTATATAGGATTCGGATAGAGGAGAAAATGGTTGAATCCGTGTTGCGACAAGTTCTGCACGCCTGTCACGTTGTCCATGCGAAAGCCGTATTCCAACATTAATGGTTTTTCTGCGTCTAGAACAACGTTGTCTGGTACTTCAATGGTGGGTGATTTACAGATCATGCTTTCTTGACTGTGCACTTCGCATTGCGATACGAACATCTTCTCGTCGTAGTACACGTACATCTGCGGACTCTGAATGTAGCCTAGGTTCTTGCCTGTTACAGAGATCTTTATTCCTcctgctggaatacctttcggAATCTTCATCTGACTAGCAACGCCACTCTCTACACTCTCGATCGTTGGATCATCAGCATATTCGAAAGTTCCGCTATAGATCCGAAATGCACCATCGAATGTCATCTTCACCGTTCCATTCCTCTTATGATCACTAGCGCTAGTCATGCATAGCGCTTCATTCATCTCTGCACTGATTATAGAGCACGGTAACTCATCGATAAAGGCTTTGATAGTACTGCCAGCGTTCATATATTTCCCGGTGATCCTTACGGTGGTGCCACCGCTCATAGGTCCGTATTTTGGTGATATGGAGAGAATCTGAGGATCCACGAACTCGAAGTTGTATTCGGATTGGCCCCTGAAATCTTCGATCCTCACGATTACTGGTCCACGTTTGCCTTCTTCTGTACCTGGGCCATCCACTCGACAGACTATTTGCTTTGTGCGTATATAGAGTTCTTTATATGGCTCGCATGGTAATCCACCAACCATCACGCCTCGGTAGATGTCCTGAAATAAATCGAttgttatactttttatactAAAATTAAGCAAAAGATACTTTTATTGCAAAACAGATCCTTATACCTTAATTATATTCGAAACTGATCAAACCTATCAAATCTATAGGAGCTTTTCGTTTCTGTTCGCTTGGTATTCTTATAACATTAATGTATAAGTACTAAGACTTTTAAGCGAGGTTGTATATTCCATGCTATATCCTATGTATTATACTTAGTGTTTTTTGAGTATcacgaaattattatagataCAAAATTTGGTTCTTATTTACTCTCGAAAAAGTCACATATGACGATATTATACAGAAATCTCCCATATGTATCAAGATATTTCCCCTTACCATGAATGTCTGGCCCAAGTTGATGCCACGTATCGTCACGTTCGTATTACCTTCCCAAGGTCCCATAACCGGCTCGAACGAATGTATTTCGGGATTCGGGCAGGTTTGGTTACTGTTCAGCCACATGCCGGTGTTGCGTTCGCAGTTGTCCTTCACTTCGCATCTGTCTGTGCTCTGACACCATCCGCAGTCGTATTTGGGCGCCAGGGTCAGGCACATTCCGCAGTTGTCGGCCATGTCGCGGCACCGGTATATTACCAGATGGATGTTGTGTGGATTATCCAAAGGTTTCGAGCCACCCCAGATCACCGCGAATGGCACGGTGATGTTGGGCGCCCGAGATGTGTACGAAAACTCGGTCTCCTCGCAATAAATCGTGTCCGCGAGCAGCCGAGCGTTCACGATCGTCACACGGCCCTCTATGTTGAACTGACAGACGAACCGGGTCTGCACGATGAATTGCTGGAAAAGATGTTTCGCATAGGTTAGCGCGTCAATCATCCTAGACGGAAACCAGTCCCGACACACAGCgattccctctttctctctgtctgttATGAAAGGTTCGCTAACGACACGTGAAAACGTCCGGGGAATTAATGTAACAGCATTAGACGGGATTCTACATTCGAGAAAGATGAACCATGGCATTACTTACCCCGATGATGTGCACTTTTACTCGTATCACCTTCTTCACGCCGGAAGACACCAGGATCTCTTGGGAATCGGTCGCGTTCAACGTCGGACAGAACGCTGGACCGCTTCTATAACTGGGACCCGTTCTCTGTAGATATAGAATTCGTTGATTTTAATGATTATCTAACGAAACGAATTAATACAATTGTGTGAttcaattttgaagaaaacttGATTCTTTGAATATAAGCGAACTCTATTATAAAGACTCTAACAAGTTTCtgaatttattcgtttaaatcgTTTGATCCCAGATAACCCATAACCATCATTCAACGATTAGACAGAATCTCCACTTACACTAACTCCGGTGACCAATATATCGTTCCGACAGTTCTCAGCTGTGTCATGGGTGCACCTGTGTCCGTCGACGCACCAGTCACAGGGGAAGCTCGATGATACGCATTTGGTGCACGAGCTGTACGTGTTGCAATCGAAGAACGTGAAATTGGTATCCACGAGGTCAGGCCCATTCGTCATTCTGACTGAAAGCTTCGCCGTGAAATGATGTTGCCCTTGCGGAATAGATGGCAATAGATCGGTTCTGGGTGTGGTGCAGTTCACTCCAAACGACTTTCTCGAGGCATTCGTGATCAGGGTTTTGTCCAAAGTAGAGAACGCGCAAAGGAATTGGCCAGAGAGGGTTGGCAGATTTTCAATAACCAACTCCAGGGTTCTAGCGGTTGTGCGTTGCAATTGGTCCGGTGTGACGGTTGTGATGGTCGTGCATCTGCCGCTTTTATACGAGATCCAGTAGAGTGGATCTTTGGCAGCATCCTGACAGTCGCTGCGCAGATTGCATTTGTTCTCCAGTGAGCACCAGCCGCAGTACGGGTCCTTGGCACCGAGACAGTCCAGGCAGGTCTTGTACACCGAGCATTCTTGCACTTTGACCTTGGACACCGTTTTGTTCGTCATCACGTACAGGTGCATCAGCTGCGAGTCGAACAACAAGTCTGGGTTCACCGGGCAATCTGGATCGATCTCCAGGTCGCCGTACTCCAGGGCCAGGGTCGAGCTCTCCACTACCACCTGTAACAAGAAACACGTAATATCACGATTAGTCCATGTTTTCGATTGCGTAACGCTTGTGCTCGAGATCGACCTCGCAGCGAGTATGCTCGAAACTCAACAAGCTCCCCAACCTTGCGCTTTTTATCCCTTCCCAGGGAATATCGAACTGATCGATAACGGTGATTGTAAAAGTTTAAAGACCGCATTTCGCTCCAGATTCCTAATCGCGATGTAAAATCAATTACTGCGTTAAGGCTTCCTGTTCCTTTTCACTTATCGACAAGCACCATAATATATCATTTGTATCTCGCTACATATATAACCTTAGGCTAATGTTCAAGAAAAAAGTAGATAAGGGAGGATCTTCGAGCTATAAATTCGGACTACAGCCTGCGGGTAACTCGTTAAATCGATCCTGTGCGATTTAATTGCTGGGCAACGAATTCGATAAACTAAATGAAGGATAGAGGGATCGTGGCTGGCTAATTCAACCCCTTCTCTTCAACCGTTTCTTTCAGACTACTAATTCAATATGGTTTATTCATCGAAACGATGATACAGACTGACTGATGCACCCGACgcgattaatgaaatatttacgcTTCCACATTTACAGTTTCATGAAAACAAACGCATCTCATTtccatttttgttaaatattaatcgcTTATCAACGCGTGTCGTTCAAATGCGTGTTTCCATTTTCCCAGTCCCTTCTTTTAGTCCACCTTTATTCCGCAGTTGAACGTTTCAATCCGTTATTTCGTCAGGAACAAACGATTAATTTgaaaacgtataacaccaggatgataaaattttactttgtgAAATTTACGTTTTATCATTCGTCGGGAAATTTTCTCGTGAATTTCGTCTCTGCGCAGGTTGTAGAGGCGAGGCTCGTTCAGAGTCGCGACTAAGAGGTCGCAAATTAAATCTCGGGGACGACTAGATTTCGCTCGTCGTTGAGGCGACCACGAGGATGACGGAACGTCTCCCTGCTAGAATTACACCCGCTTGTCTAATAAAAAAGCAAGACCGTCCCGGGATCGAGCTATGAATAACAGTAATCGTCTGATGATGATAAACTGGTCTGAGTACCGTTTTTAAAGAGATTCTACGGATATCgtcgttaaacattataatttgttacataatcaaatttttctgcaagaaaatcttgaaaaatagaatttatgtttttcatataatatgtatttagaTGATTTTTggaatatgaatatattaaattactgACTATTAGAATTTGATGCTTTCGTTAACagttaattgtttttaaaaatccATAAGCTTTTATCACTTTCTAATTTCATTGCTTTCTATTTTGTTCCCTACttctgaattttattaaaactataaaaacaaaatgtaGGGCATTGTAGCAATAATTATTACCGGGAGCCAACTCATTTGAGCTTCAGATAATAATTAAGAGACAACGCAATACGCGTCAGTAATAACGAACATATTAAAGCCACTTTTTCTTCTGAGATCTATTTAATCCACTAAATGTTTCAATCATACACACTTTCTAATCTTTACTTATAATTTAACAggatcaattttaataaaaagactTGGTTGCATCGCTCCGTTTCATCAATTGCATAAAATGTGTCaatgttttatgaaaataaaggaaCGCTTTAAGcgttttcctcttcctctaaTTATTGACGGATTAATACGTgcttgtttataattatacgGATTCTGCATCCAACGGAActctatttgaaattattagacGACAGGTAGAAATCAAAAATTCCTTCACGTTCGTCGAATCTCTTCCATGGAGATTCGATTACATAATCGAAACGATTAAAGAGGCAAACTCTCTCACGATCGGTTCTTTTTTAACGCATAGAAAATAGCCGATCTTTCGCGACCGTCCCAcggctctttctctttcacggCGATGCTTGAAATATGTTATCTCTAGTTACGTCTTTACGctttgaatgctttctcccTCAAGTATGCTCTCTTACTTGATTTTCTATGCAcgcgttttcttctttcttctcggcTGTGCTTCATTCTATTTTAAACGCACACACCGCTTAGGCTAATGTCGCTTCAAAGCGACGGTTCAACAAATTTGGAACTGCAAGCAGCTTCATTGAACGTAGTAAACTTGTACTGTGTTTATTACTTTCGCTTATTAATTAGTATACAgcgatttatgaaaatattcgaacaattGTCATAgcaaaaatttttatgaatatattcgTAACAGAAATTTACcttgcttttatatttattataagaaaAGGAGAATACGCGGTAGGCTTTGAATCAgcaaatatcataaaaattacaagacgtttattgtaaatatacttGGTAAAAGATTAGTATATGTACAGTATGGATAGTtgcttaaaattttaaatagataGTTGAATTGAAATAGCTCTTATCTGTACGTTCGTCTTTCCCCAAGATAGCAAAAGAGTACTCCAATCTTCTGTAATTTTTGAAGAACAAATTTCTCTCGTTCCCTTgtattctttttatctttatatgttttaatataaatttaaaattatacttttaatataaatgcTAAAGAGTTGAGTAACAGAGGTAACTTTATTATACCAGGTAAGCACGTTAAGACAAATATTCTGCTTGTTAATTATACCGTGTAGACGACTTTTTGCCGACCACTTTTTATCGCGTTATACAATCCTGAGACACGTTGCCGTCAGCGTTGAAAAGGAGGACAAATCCGGAAGGTGAAATTAACGGGTATCACGTCAAGCGCGGCCCTTTGGAACAACGTTTTTCCAACTAACTCGGCTTTAATTCCGCTCTTTTTTAATCTTCCGAAATTTGATTCGCAACTATCTAATTACATcgcaatatttaattacagcAATCTGACAGCCTATATCAACGATGTTATTTAACTTggaaattttagattttgtctactttagtaatttaataaaaccaCGAAGAAGGTTTTCGTAAAATTAGTGGTGATAAAAAGCGaatcatattatatacataatctATCTACTAACTAATTATAGTCGTTAGGGTATGGACGTTTATGTACTTGTGGAGAACTGAAAGATGCAAAAGTACACAGAATGCTAATATAtagaaatgcataaaataagGAGCTAATCAATGTATacgtaaatgttataataaatataatacttttgtAACCACTGTAGACCTAATGTTAAAAGTCAAATATGCTTGATACATTAAAACCTTTAAACTTTTGATTTCCAGATTC
The nucleotide sequence above comes from Bombus fervidus isolate BK054 chromosome 6, iyBomFerv1, whole genome shotgun sequence. Encoded proteins:
- the Plexa gene encoding plexin A — its product is MLVFRCSSESSTRMGSMLSHQHHLRLLLSILVLLSPRLPVRSTPADIVQRFHDPEVKRMNHLVVDKNTGRVYVGAVNRLYQLSPDLSLVVKEVTGPKGDSTACSMIDCPRETPTRLVDNVNKALVIDYTTTRLISCGSLSQGTCRVRNLHNISDVVQEVKEAVVANNATASTVAFIAPGPPNPPVSQVMYVGVTFTGNSPYRSEVPAVSSRSLDKDRMLNIAEAAVTTGTRMYVNSLSRERYPINYVYGFSSGGFSYFMTTQMKNTDTAVFISKLVRVCHDDEHYYSYTEIPINCTNDGTYYNLVQAAYVGKAGSVLAGDLGITAQDDVLFAVFSESNSTHSDVPKEHSALCVYSLKAIRRKFMTNIQKCFSGEGHRGLEYISPSHKCILTKLQTIGEDFCGLDVNTPLGGEDPMEGTPVLTFDTHLTAVAATSTGDYTVVFVGTSEGHLKKVVVESSTLALEYGDLEIDPDCPVNPDLLFDSQLMHLYVMTNKTVSKVKVQECSVYKTCLDCLGAKDPYCGWCSLENKCNLRSDCQDAAKDPLYWISYKSGRCTTITTVTPDQLQRTTARTLELVIENLPTLSGQFLCAFSTLDKTLITNASRKSFGVNCTTPRTDLLPSIPQGQHHFTAKLSVRMTNGPDLVDTNFTFFDCNTYSSCTKCVSSSFPCDWCVDGHRCTHDTAENCRNDILVTGVSRTGPSYRSGPAFCPTLNATDSQEILVSSGVKKVIRVKVHIIGQFIVQTRFVCQFNIEGRVTIVNARLLADTIYCEETEFSYTSRAPNITVPFAVIWGGSKPLDNPHNIHLVIYRCRDMADNCGMCLTLAPKYDCGWCQSTDRCEVKDNCERNTGMWLNSNQTCPNPEIHSFEPVMGPWEGNTNVTIRGINLGQTFMDIYRGVMVGGLPCEPYKELYIRTKQIVCRVDGPGTEEGKRGPVIVRIEDFRGQSEYNFEFVDPQILSISPKYGPMSGGTTVRITGKYMNAGSTIKAFIDELPCSIISAEMNEALCMTSASDHKRNGTVKMTFDGAFRIYSGTFEYADDPTIESVESGVASQMKIPKGIPAGGIKISVTGKNLGYIQSPQMYVYYDEKMFVSQCEVHSQESMICKSPTIEVPDNVVLDAEKPLMLEYGFRMDNVTGVQNLSQHGFNHFLLYPNPIYEVFDEEIKYYKSDYLTINGQHLDRACQESDVTVQIGNAFCNVTSLSRQQLTCRPPLTQPPAIDSDGFPNKQELPEVIVIVGGTLRYNIGKLSYALPAGLNGPLSKPALIGVIAAIVILVFVFIAFLIAYRRKSTESNRVLKNMQEQMDILELRVAAECKEAFAELQTEMTDLTGDLTSGGIPFLDYRTYAMMILFPSDDNSPVLQWDRPELARKEKGLRLFGQLIMNKTFLLLFVRTLESNRYFSMRDRVNVASLIMVTLQSKMEYCTDILKTLLAELIEKCTEGKSHPKLFLRRTESVAEKMLSAWFTFLLYKFMRECAGEPLYVLFRAVKQQVDKGPVDAITSEARYSLSEEKLIRQSIDFKPMTVYVSISQQTVFVGGMDPNTENVPVKVLDCDTISQVKEKALDTIYRATPYSQRPRKDDLDLEWRTGASGRLILYDEDSTTKTEGEWKKRNTLNHYRVPDGASLNLVSKQSSIYNLSILSEKTDKSHKYETLNLSKFSSASPPLSRATSPLNQNHDGGLKCWHLVKHHDSDARKEGDRGNKMVSEIYLTRLLATKGTLQKFVDDLFETIFSTAHRGSALPLAIKYMFDFMDDQALQHGISDPEVVHTWKSNSLPLRFWVNLIKNPNFIFDIHKSNIVDSCLSVVAQTFMDSCSTSDHRLGKDSPSSKLLYAKDIPVYKEWVERYYADIKVMPAISDQDMNAMLAEESRLHTTEFNTNCALYELYTYAGKYNEQLIVTLEEDEFSQKQRLAYKLEQVHNIMAADNP